From a single Candidatus Gastranaerophilales bacterium genomic region:
- a CDS encoding NifU family protein yields MAKSQDSCDRTVCQCYGITEKKLRQLIREHKIKDIYEAAAVSKVGSACGKCKEDVQAIIDDENTEKQESVPLTQTQLIIKVNSLIEGYISDQLRKDDGDIQLIEVEGNKVFVKLKGTCSNCAMSSLTLKNFVEKVLREQVSPDIEVIAV; encoded by the coding sequence ATTGCAAAATCTCAAGACAGCTGCGATAGAACAGTTTGCCAGTGCTATGGTATTACGGAAAAAAAACTCAGACAATTAATAAGAGAACACAAAATTAAAGATATTTATGAAGCGGCTGCGGTTTCAAAAGTCGGGTCCGCCTGCGGTAAATGCAAAGAAGACGTTCAGGCAATTATTGATGATGAAAATACCGAAAAACAGGAGTCCGTACCTTTAACACAAACCCAGCTTATTATTAAAGTGAATTCTCTTATCGAAGGGTATATTTCAGACCAGCTGAGAAAAGATGACGGTGATATACAGCTTATAGAGGTTGAAGGCAATAAAGTGTTTGTAAAATTAAAAGGTACCTGCTCAAACTGTGCTATGAGTTCTTTGACGTTGAAAAACTTTGTAGAGAAAGTTCTAAGAGAACAAGTATCACCGGACATAGAGGTTATAGCAGTTTAG
- the dnaB gene encoding replicative DNA helicase: protein MAKAEKIPPQSIEAEENVLGALLINPHVIPRIVEILSSPDIFYDPAHGQIYASILDLFNNTRPIDIITVSEDLNTKGLLKSVGGRAKINDLALHVVTTANAEYYAKIVAEKSSLRDLINAGADIVEMAYEEGQTGTVLELAEQAIFSIAQKRTKSDLIHIKDIVGDSYEQIEHRYNNSGELAGISSGFYDLDNITFGFQKSDLIILAARPSMGKTAFALNIAQHVGVKEKKPVLVFSLEMKKDQLVQRMLCSEAEIDSSRLKSGRMQANDWIALSEAMGSLSEAPIYIDDTPGLTITDLRAKCRRLSMKTGQIGLVIIDYLQLMEGTVKAGNDNRVQVISAISRGLKGIAREIDVPVLALSQLSRDIEKRTDKSPMLSDLRESGSIEQDADIVMFIHREEYYDKDNSSPENKGKAEVVIAKQRNGAIGKVELLFQSSITKFKNKAVRTEVF, encoded by the coding sequence TTGGCTAAAGCAGAAAAAATACCGCCGCAGAGCATAGAAGCTGAAGAGAATGTACTGGGTGCATTGCTTATAAATCCGCATGTAATACCAAGGATTGTTGAGATTTTAAGCTCTCCCGATATATTTTATGACCCTGCCCATGGTCAGATTTATGCAAGTATTCTTGATTTATTTAACAATACAAGACCTATTGATATTATCACGGTGTCAGAGGACTTGAATACCAAAGGACTCCTTAAGTCTGTCGGCGGGCGGGCGAAAATTAACGACCTTGCTTTGCATGTTGTTACAACGGCAAACGCGGAATATTACGCAAAAATCGTTGCGGAAAAGTCTTCTTTACGCGATTTAATCAATGCAGGCGCCGATATCGTGGAAATGGCCTATGAAGAAGGTCAGACAGGTACTGTGCTGGAACTTGCCGAGCAGGCGATATTTTCTATTGCACAAAAAAGAACTAAATCAGACTTAATCCATATCAAAGATATTGTAGGCGATTCTTACGAGCAGATAGAACACAGGTATAATAACAGCGGAGAGCTGGCGGGAATTTCGAGCGGATTTTATGACCTTGATAATATAACCTTCGGATTTCAAAAATCGGATTTGATAATTTTGGCGGCAAGGCCTTCTATGGGTAAAACGGCTTTTGCATTAAATATTGCACAACACGTCGGTGTAAAAGAAAAGAAACCCGTTTTGGTTTTTTCTCTTGAAATGAAAAAAGACCAGCTTGTGCAAAGGATGCTTTGTTCTGAAGCGGAGATTGATTCCAGTCGTTTGAAATCAGGCAGAATGCAGGCTAATGACTGGATTGCGCTGTCGGAGGCGATGGGTTCTTTGTCTGAAGCGCCTATTTATATTGATGATACCCCCGGGCTTACTATTACGGATTTAAGAGCAAAATGCAGAAGGCTTTCGATGAAAACCGGACAAATCGGGCTTGTTATTATCGACTATTTACAGTTAATGGAAGGTACCGTTAAAGCAGGCAATGACAACCGTGTGCAGGTTATTTCAGCTATTTCGAGAGGATTAAAAGGCATAGCAAGGGAAATTGACGTGCCGGTGCTGGCGCTTTCGCAATTGTCAAGAGATATTGAAAAACGTACCGACAAATCACCCATGTTATCAGACTTGAGAGAATCAGGTTCAATAGAACAAGATGCCGATATTGTTATGTTTATTCACAGGGAAGAATATTACGACAAAGATAACTCTAGCCCCGAAAATAAAGGTAAAGCCGAAGTAGTGATAGCTAAGCAAAGAAACGGCGCTATAGGTAAAGTTGAGCTGCTCTTCCAGTCCAGTATTACCAAATTCAAGAACAAGGCTGTCAGAACAGAAGTATTTTAA
- the hisH gene encoding imidazole glycerol phosphate synthase subunit HisH, translating to MIRVINYGGGNVRSVTNLLQSLGYDFGVSSKEREILAAEKIIFPGQGHFGQSMSALKECGLDFTIHKAVEKQIPFMGICVGLQVLFETSAEAPGEKGLGLFKGSVVKFTEGKIPQIGWNKIKTLPPNTVLSDDFYYFVNSFYVKPRDETIVSSVANYHIDFCASIEKENLVAMQFHPEKSGEAGVSTIKNWLEK from the coding sequence ATGATTCGTGTTATTAACTACGGCGGCGGCAATGTGAGGAGTGTTACCAACTTGTTGCAATCTTTGGGTTATGACTTTGGCGTTTCATCAAAAGAGAGGGAAATTTTGGCTGCGGAAAAAATCATTTTTCCCGGACAGGGGCATTTTGGTCAGTCTATGAGTGCGCTGAAAGAATGCGGGCTTGATTTTACCATTCACAAAGCTGTAGAAAAACAAATTCCTTTTATGGGGATATGTGTCGGGCTGCAGGTTTTGTTTGAAACAAGCGCAGAAGCTCCGGGAGAAAAAGGGCTGGGGCTTTTTAAAGGCAGTGTTGTGAAATTTACGGAAGGGAAAATCCCTCAAATAGGCTGGAATAAAATTAAAACATTGCCCCCTAATACGGTATTAAGCGATGACTTTTATTATTTTGTAAATTCTTTTTATGTGAAACCGCGGGATGAAACTATTGTTTCTTCCGTTGCAAACTACCATATTGATTTTTGCGCTTCCATAGAGAAAGAAAATCTTGTTGCGATGCAGTTCCATCCGGAAAAAAGCGGCGAAGCCGGTGTTAGCACGATAAAAAACTGGCTTGAAAAATAA
- the hisB gene encoding imidazoleglycerol-phosphate dehydratase HisB: protein MREATVIRQTLETEVKITLNLDGTGKKNISTPFKFFNHMLEQIAVHGYFDLDIELKSLDGDSHHGIEDTAIALGDAFKKALGDKKGINRYGNFFIPMDEALVLTSLDFSGRAFSNTDLNIKDEKVSDFETILIKHFFSSFASAAAATLHIKAFYGEDTHHIIEAAFKSFARALAQACEINQKYKDIMPSSKGIL, encoded by the coding sequence ATGAGAGAAGCAACAGTTATAAGACAAACCCTTGAAACCGAGGTTAAAATCACTCTTAATCTGGACGGTACAGGTAAAAAAAATATTTCCACACCGTTTAAATTTTTCAACCATATGCTGGAGCAAATAGCTGTGCATGGCTATTTTGACCTCGATATCGAGTTGAAATCTCTTGACGGCGACTCCCACCATGGTATTGAAGATACGGCAATTGCCCTGGGCGATGCCTTTAAAAAGGCTTTGGGTGATAAAAAAGGAATTAACCGCTACGGCAATTTCTTCATCCCTATGGATGAGGCTCTTGTTCTTACGTCGCTTGATTTTAGCGGAAGGGCGTTTTCTAATACGGATTTGAATATTAAAGATGAGAAAGTAAGCGATTTTGAAACCATACTTATAAAGCACTTTTTCTCAAGTTTTGCCTCGGCTGCCGCTGCAACTCTTCATATAAAAGCTTTTTACGGCGAAGATACCCACCATATTATAGAAGCGGCATTCAAGTCTTTTGCCCGTGCGCTGGCTCAGGCATGTGAAATTAACCAAAAGTACAAGGATATAATGCCCTCTTCAAAAGGTATTTTATGA
- a CDS encoding aminotransferase class I/II-fold pyridoxal phosphate-dependent enzyme, with protein sequence MIKPKKSIANIESYPVFDGQEEWLLKLDFNENLIGPSKRVLNAIKNIDIKNIKFYPKYRELIKELALYNHIDESYILPTNGADEALKYVFDAFVESGDEVLTVTPSFSMPKTYGATSGCEYKEINYVKKWEFPLNDFLDAINEKTKLIIITSPNSPTGELICDESLKKIIAKAQHSIILIDETYATYADVTYVDLAKRYNNVIVIKSMSKDFALAGLRLGYIIADESLVKTIRKIISPFSVNSIACLAGVSALKDLKHLEYIKKEVDKSKKYLTEALASFAKVIYPSFSNFLCIDFGERAKFIYKKLLKQKIKTKLFEKGELKNHFRLTICDIKGAKKLVNALQSREMIVFDMDGVLVDTSQSYRMAVKKTYEFFANKEISFDKISEAKNKGGLNNDWDLTEFLLKEKGLDISKSEIIEKFQELYLGEDYDGLISNEKWLISKEKLEDLAKEYDLAIFTGRPKEEALYAVKKAGVENLFEPVITMDDLPKDKQKPHCSGLEKIKTTALPTALYYLGDTPDDMICAVSANAFPMGVLPPQDKSVELETLLKNNGAMVVLKNTEELIDFLEQR encoded by the coding sequence ATGATTAAGCCGAAGAAATCCATTGCGAATATAGAGAGCTATCCTGTCTTCGATGGGCAGGAGGAGTGGCTGCTTAAATTAGATTTCAATGAAAATCTTATAGGACCATCCAAACGGGTATTAAATGCAATAAAAAATATTGATATTAAAAACATAAAATTTTACCCTAAATACCGCGAGCTTATAAAAGAACTTGCCCTTTATAATCATATTGATGAAAGTTATATTTTGCCTACAAACGGGGCAGATGAGGCTTTGAAGTATGTTTTTGATGCTTTCGTAGAATCAGGTGATGAAGTATTAACGGTTACCCCTTCATTTTCTATGCCAAAAACTTACGGTGCAACGAGCGGTTGTGAATACAAAGAGATTAACTATGTGAAAAAATGGGAATTTCCCCTCAATGATTTTTTAGATGCAATTAATGAAAAAACAAAACTTATTATAATCACATCACCTAACAGCCCCACGGGTGAGCTTATTTGTGATGAAAGTCTGAAAAAAATTATAGCTAAAGCACAGCACTCTATTATCTTGATAGACGAAACTTATGCAACTTATGCTGATGTAACCTATGTGGATTTGGCTAAGCGCTATAATAACGTAATAGTAATTAAATCTATGTCAAAAGACTTTGCTTTGGCGGGTTTACGTCTGGGTTATATAATTGCGGATGAGAGTCTGGTTAAAACAATAAGAAAAATTATTTCGCCGTTCAGCGTTAATTCTATTGCCTGTTTGGCAGGAGTTAGCGCTCTTAAGGATTTGAAACACCTTGAATATATTAAAAAAGAGGTCGATAAATCTAAAAAATATTTGACAGAAGCTTTGGCTTCTTTTGCAAAAGTAATTTATCCAAGCTTTTCAAACTTTTTATGTATAGATTTTGGTGAAAGAGCAAAATTTATTTATAAAAAACTGCTGAAACAAAAAATTAAGACAAAGCTGTTTGAAAAAGGAGAATTAAAAAATCACTTCAGGCTGACTATTTGTGATATAAAGGGAGCAAAAAAACTTGTTAATGCGCTTCAATCGAGAGAAATGATAGTTTTTGATATGGACGGAGTTTTGGTTGATACCTCTCAGTCATACAGGATGGCTGTTAAAAAGACATACGAATTTTTTGCAAATAAAGAGATATCTTTTGATAAAATAAGCGAAGCAAAAAACAAGGGCGGTTTAAATAACGATTGGGATTTGACGGAGTTTTTGCTCAAAGAAAAGGGGCTTGATATTTCCAAGTCAGAAATTATTGAAAAATTTCAGGAGCTTTATTTAGGCGAAGATTACGACGGTTTAATCTCTAACGAAAAGTGGCTTATATCAAAAGAAAAATTGGAAGATTTGGCTAAAGAGTATGATTTAGCAATTTTTACGGGCAGACCAAAGGAAGAAGCTCTTTATGCCGTTAAAAAAGCAGGGGTCGAAAATCTTTTTGAACCCGTTATAACAATGGATGATTTACCAAAAGATAAACAAAAACCGCATTGTTCGGGTTTAGAGAAAATAAAGACAACAGCACTACCGACAGCATTATATTATTTGGGCGACACGCCTGATGATATGATTTGTGCGGTATCTGCCAATGCTTTTCCTATGGGGGTTTTACCTCCTCAGGATAAAAGCGTTGAACTTGAAACTCTTTTGAAAAACAACGGTGCTATGGTAGTATTAAAGAACACAGAAGAATTAATCGACTTTTTGGAGCAGCGCTAA
- a CDS encoding carboxypeptidase-like regulatory domain-containing protein, producing MMRVRIALAAVFFALLFHAPCLGQALVGEISKEDFLKNAARVIDYDTKMPVSGALITIPAENKAAFSDNNGSFQLMSQAKEVILMIKKDGYRPYSVTVSSNELGRNLKFELQKSKAMEIIVADNLIRLGDNSFSTDSANAVQFQSQAKGPSIEKGFQVNDIAADTRVYITFGSIIGVDTQEAKRLKQNNLRTSSSSPVEVFINKTKIGEIKINGDNQKMPVPKQFLKPNAENIITIKTGVNLDQHEYVDYDDIEIANLVVDIE from the coding sequence ATGATGAGAGTGAGAATTGCATTAGCGGCAGTATTTTTTGCATTGCTGTTTCACGCGCCTTGTTTAGGTCAGGCTCTGGTCGGCGAAATTTCAAAAGAAGATTTTTTGAAAAATGCCGCCCGTGTAATAGACTATGATACCAAAATGCCGGTAAGCGGCGCGCTTATAACTATTCCCGCTGAAAACAAAGCTGCTTTCAGCGATAATAACGGTAGCTTTCAGCTTATGTCTCAAGCAAAAGAAGTTATACTAATGATAAAAAAGGACGGTTATCGACCTTATTCGGTTACGGTAAGCAGTAATGAGCTGGGCAGGAATCTAAAATTCGAGCTGCAAAAAAGCAAGGCAATGGAAATAATAGTTGCAGACAATCTTATAAGGCTTGGCGATAACTCTTTTTCTACCGACTCTGCCAATGCGGTACAGTTTCAATCACAAGCAAAAGGACCTTCTATAGAAAAAGGATTTCAGGTAAATGATATTGCCGCTGACACAAGAGTATATATAACTTTTGGTTCCATAATAGGTGTGGACACGCAGGAAGCAAAACGATTGAAACAAAATAATCTAAGAACGTCCTCAAGTTCACCCGTAGAAGTTTTTATCAACAAAACCAAAATCGGAGAAATTAAAATTAACGGCGATAACCAAAAAATGCCGGTGCCAAAACAATTTCTCAAACCTAACGCAGAAAATATTATCACTATAAAAACAGGTGTAAATCTGGACCAACACGAATATGTAGACTATGACGACATAGAAATAGCTAACCTTGTAGTGGATATAGAATAA